The Deinococcus hopiensis KR-140 sequence GCCCGCTCGTCCTCGGCTTGGACGGCACGGTCGAGCGTCGCACAGGCGTGAACATCAGCGCCAAGGGTATCTACCGTGATCCTGTTCGCTCCAGCCATGGTCACTTCGTGAAAGCCAGCGGTCTTCGCTGGCTGAGCCTCATGCTGCCGCCTCCTCTTCCATGGGCACAGCGCATCTGGGCCTTGCCGTTTCTGACGGCACGCGTGCCGTCAGAAACGCTCTCACCAGCAACGCAGACATCGGCGCAAAACCTTGCTGGACTGGGCACGGCAGATGCTGCGCCTCGTTCAGCGCTGGTGTCCCGAACGTGAACGGACCGTTGTGGCCGGCAGCGCCCAGACTTTGATTGCCTGGCTTCACCACCTCCGCCAAGGTCAACCCATCACAGGCCTGCACCCGGTTGCGTCTGGGCGCAATTCCCCCAAAGTACAGCGAAGAGCTGATGGCTGGAGAGCTGATGGCTGGCGGCTCCCTGGACAGGCCCACCCCACTCCGCCTCCACATCCGGCTACACTGAGGTACGGTGCTGCGCGCCGTGCTTTTTTTGCTCCAGGTGGATGAAGAGAGGCAAGTCTGAGCGCGCGGTGGGAGACATGAAGGAATTGACTCTGGTTCCTGAACCGGGCAGAAAGGGCGCTGTCCCGGTTCATCCACCGCCGCCCAACCCTTGTGGGTGGCACTCGCTTCGCTCGGCTGGGCCTGTGAGCCCAGCACCAAGGAGAATCATGCCTGGAATTGCAATTATCGGCGCGCAGTGGGGAGACGAGGGCAAGGGCAAGATCACCGATTTCCTCGC is a genomic window containing:
- a CDS encoding transposase, whose translation is MLLPLADLSRSALPQGFTRSVDAFAPAFSRRTWPQVQRLIIGTLLAPGRRAVAALNVLGLADDSRFGTCHRVLNQARWFSLHPSRVLLGLWVTAFVPTGPLVLGLDGTVERRTGVNISAKGIYRDPVRSSHGHFVKASGLRWLSLMLPPPLPWAQRIWALPFLTARVPSETLSPATQTSAQNLAGLGTADAAPRSALVSRT